A segment of the Nasonia vitripennis strain AsymCx chromosome 2, Nvit_psr_1.1, whole genome shotgun sequence genome:
TAAACACAAAATTCTATGTAttctaatttataaataacaaaacaTACCTTGTAATCTCTCAACTTCCATATTATCGGTTCATGCATCAAAAACTGTATATCTTTTTTGTGATAAAGGATTTTTACGCGGGTGTCACCTTTCTGAGCCCTTTTACGATTTCGAGGCTCTCTGGGATAGATTCCTTTGATAATACATAGCCGACGAAATTCATTCAAAGAAAGCTGCAATTTCTTCAATGCCTGCTTCCTCGTCATAAACTGTGTGGCCTCTCCTGCCTCAtactgaaataataaatacaaattttagcTTCCATTTCGTTTACTTATTATACAAGCgcaataatgaaaaattaaagttgatgttattttgtgtatatatatacataaccTCTTCTGttatgtttttttggaaatAACACTCGACTTACCTTCTTTTTGCCGATGACCACCATTTTTCCGGTTGAACAAAGTTAACTTtgcaatataaaaaatgtttcactcaattattattacttcatttttcacaaaacAACAAAGTTTGTGTACACGTGTTGACACACGTCTGTACACGTGCTGATTGACTTTCGAAAAGGTTGCCGACAGAGCTGTCGGCAGTTTCGCTTCATCACGTTGCCACTGCGGCGCTTCATACGGtgtgaatttttgaaattctgatACTTATTTCTGATTCGAATATGCAtatctgaaaataatcaattatgaTCAATATTCGTTTGTAACAGAATGATATTTGACGTACTTTTTTCAAacttatttatcattatttcgTATACATTCGTTTGATGAACTTTCTAATACAGTTGGCAGCACTTTTCACTAGTTGATCACCATCTGGCATCTGGTTAGCGCAGTTGTAGCCTTAAGTTTTGAATTATCATCGATCGATAATATGTTGGGAAGCGACTGCTTCTTCTATTTCAGTGCACTCCACTTTTGGAATCTGGAAAGTAGTCAGTCACTTTTATAAGACTTTTCTATAACGAATATTAGAAAGTAATTACCTACACATAACGTTGTTTCTGTGTTATGGAAACACAAGAAGAACTGCTGCAGagttttgatgaaaaaatacaatggGGTTGGCACATGGTCGAACAATTGAAACTCGTGGAGAAGGTTGAAGGGGTTGATAAACTTATTAGAAAGATTCAACAagaagtaaaatttttaaaaaaggtaTAGGTTTATTACGCTTTAATAAATAGAAGCAACCTTAATGtgttatattaataattcttattaattttcatAAGGTGCGAGCAACTGGAGACGTAAAGAAAGAACATCTGCAGAGTACAAATTTGATTCATCTAAATGCAATCGTTGAACGACTGCTGGCTGCAAATGAACCTGTGAATGTTCTTAAACCTTTTAAGTATCAAAACTCAAGACTGGAAGTAGATATTGTCTGCAATGGTGGCTCCAGTTGGGTGAAAGTCATTGCTCGCAATGCCAAAGCTCTCACACTTATTTCTCGAGGCAATGCAGAATATGGacaaaaatcagtttttgatCAAGCCGATTCTTATCTCAAGTGTGCTAAGAACCACCCACATATGTACAAACCTCCAGacattgtttttcattttgcaTGTGGCATAGAAAAACCATTAgcacaaaaattagaaaattcgTTAGGTATTATAATTGAAGGGAAGAGGATAGATGCAAAGGATGATGACATTGCACATGGTAAGCATATTATATACATCCTTCATCGAAATTCTTTTGACAAATATTCTTGCAAATTTAACCACTGTTATTCTGCTTACAGATGAATTGTTATATTCTGAGTCTGAGACTGAATCCGATGAATCTACTACAAGTAGTAATGTCTGTGATTTATTAGAACTAAATACAAACATTGACTCAACTGATATTAAGATACTTAATTTAGATGTTTCAACTCTTCTTGCCTATGTGACGAACATGACAAACGGACATGCAAATTTTGCATACATAGAACCGCTACTTACTACTCAAGCAGAATGGGAGAGGTGTCGCCC
Coding sequences within it:
- the LOC100679163 gene encoding UPF0415 protein C7orf25 homolog gives rise to the protein METQEELLQSFDEKIQWGWHMVEQLKLVEKVEGVDKLIRKIQQEVKFLKKVRATGDVKKEHLQSTNLIHLNAIVERLLAANEPVNVLKPFKYQNSRLEVDIVCNGGSSWVKVIARNAKALTLISRGNAEYGQKSVFDQADSYLKCAKNHPHMYKPPDIVFHFACGIEKPLAQKLENSLGIIIEGKRIDAKDDDIAHDELLYSESETESDESTTSSNVCDLLELNTNIDSTDIKILNLDVSTLLAYVTNMTNGHANFAYIEPLLTTQAEWERCRPLKPVLDDLFHNKELVVCQTAYDNFTNIVNLIGGPNEKKRAADLMSRVKIVDDIPKGRIMELGLGGKIKVRSRLVFASGENLKSITVSANEGFVRAARMQGIECMVFIHEPRSLSEMKELNATKLESS